In one window of Actinomycetes bacterium DNA:
- a CDS encoding tocopherol cyclase family protein, protein MHVAAPYRSSGADLPFGSLTSGHGVAMEGYFWRFTDTVAQRVVTALIGVQQSSRGPWALVGLGAHPGRFWRQGVLMDAQARPDGPGARAGSLFFGDDRRIVVGLAPDARLDVTLSDLKWWPRTRPLGGSSWFQLIPGLNQYWHPWLLGGRAAGTATIGRETWRLSDAQVYAEKNWGSDGFPTMWWWGQAQGFEEQDACVAFAGGEVSAGPFRAKVTALVVRLPDGTLLRLGNPGTSPVRAMITDDGWVLSGRTRFWQVELEGHAQMADALVLPVPLVEERRAAPGALEHLGATMSVRVRNHGRLVWEGISRLAGLEHGGLERAAAEARRREP, encoded by the coding sequence ATGCACGTCGCGGCGCCGTATCGCTCCAGCGGGGCTGACCTGCCCTTCGGCTCCCTCACCTCCGGTCACGGGGTTGCGATGGAGGGGTACTTCTGGCGTTTCACGGATACGGTCGCGCAGCGCGTCGTGACTGCACTGATCGGGGTGCAGCAATCCAGCCGCGGGCCGTGGGCTCTGGTCGGGTTGGGCGCTCATCCCGGACGGTTCTGGCGGCAGGGCGTTCTGATGGACGCGCAGGCCAGGCCGGACGGTCCTGGCGCCCGGGCGGGGTCGCTGTTCTTCGGAGATGATCGGCGCATCGTGGTCGGCTTGGCGCCAGACGCCCGGCTGGACGTCACTCTCTCCGACCTGAAGTGGTGGCCGCGGACGCGCCCTTTAGGCGGATCGAGTTGGTTCCAGCTGATCCCGGGACTGAACCAGTACTGGCACCCGTGGCTGTTGGGCGGACGGGCCGCCGGCACAGCCACGATCGGCCGTGAAACGTGGCGGCTCAGCGACGCCCAGGTGTATGCCGAGAAGAACTGGGGGTCCGACGGGTTCCCCACGATGTGGTGGTGGGGCCAGGCGCAAGGCTTCGAGGAGCAGGACGCTTGCGTTGCGTTCGCAGGCGGCGAGGTGTCGGCCGGCCCCTTCCGCGCCAAGGTCACAGCCCTGGTGGTCCGACTGCCCGATGGGACACTGCTGCGCCTCGGGAACCCGGGAACTTCCCCGGTGCGCGCGATGATCACCGACGACGGTTGGGTGCTCAGCGGCCGCACTCGCTTCTGGCAGGTGGAACTGGAGGGCCATGCGCAAATGGCCGACGCACTCGTCCTGCCGGTGCCCTTGGTGGAGGAACGCAGGGCCGCCCCGGGCGCGCTGGAACACCTGGGCGCCACGATGAGCGTCCGGGTTCGCAACCACGGACGACTGGTCTGGGAGGGGATTAGTCGCCTCGCCGGTCTCGAGCACGGGGGGCTGGAACGGGCTGCCGCCGAGGCGCGCCGGCGAGAGCCCTGA